The following proteins are co-located in the Hippoglossus stenolepis isolate QCI-W04-F060 chromosome 23, HSTE1.2, whole genome shotgun sequence genome:
- the shroom4 gene encoding protein Shroom4 isoform X2, translating to METVEQLVSFHHIQVQLSGGAPWGFTLKGGLEHGEPLIITKIEDGGKAAHCKKLKVGDELININGSALYGSRQEALILIKGSYRILKLTVRRRNVPLLRPHSWHLAKLSELPLPPPPPAPPPPPPPPPPPPPTCLPPADSPPLPPPPPPSAMQLHPGPYTLPWHATDNSDLSMQWGQLSRPYSSTDRSSSLGSMESLDTPTPTAQPYSDSHNSPVDPTLFNNKRDSAYSSFSASSNTSDYAAVPLKPGETCSMDNLLQSLGPACGDYPAGDASTLGRSSTEAPDEAQLVAHKSRSLTRPRRRPVEVRARPSSCCYEVERRGGNFETVRNGEGGAEERKTSPPQPPTRKDSFRATRSHSNAANKRCASAPIEVSSLTSYFEENQSSLNVESGIHNGFVSAPEESDKTGHFREESSDSHYTQRQTRDVTHTRCDTSANKDYSLDATSDHLSDQVTTSPVPVPSSPPGSSPAQSSTEVEEQSDTKLSPTGLHRHSAPEKLLATQLQLLQFNSDGSSSEPYSPSHPPDQLLCSSQWSQSSHQPAREEQDAAHDPLHAPSTKWDGSRCSTPGSVFLEGDGDVSCDRLDGMCVNGGPPSSDQHHHPWGRSVSVPVDPSGTQGKLSSDHILESDFEPLSAAASMDTLLEEQRVVDRGIGGGKKEENVEGEATMKKLTPSRNHRRNRRRNERFATNLRNEIQRKKASLQRSRGPGGLLCSGETVPEEEGPDLHDEQEERSSKVAFASPVMHEDVRTTAAAEKPNTSNESTHDALTQPPSTTCTQSNNTSRSVQVLDPVLPSFGVGIRVVEEPAPAGKARRWRWTPEHKLQPEPELEQDRRCRVPEERVLGVTGSRHGVCTYTSSSSSSTSSHSRTSSCSRMEETDILPFADRMKFFEETSKSISGSNVPSLSSRRQKKPTNYPEHQGGELSLHPTQRRYSYQGALPQESSLLSNTMESRRQSVSTSRERQREKEMDQAREREERAREREREERAREREREERLRERERQQEKERQERELEMERARLRGMQRERDRDERMRQWERERERELELEREKEMERLQKEREEELQREREEELQREREREEVAQLSSRQEFRGKENHQDFQHNFQLQPRAFSQSQNPAPRSAFHPVCTPPQSFENQQPLQQGHTSRSYTPTETHPARKQDTTTLNRKYSLTERDYPGWRRESRPPESVPQPQQQLHHGRYGPRDVDSSNGCSFPPPPAPLGLRGRAMSENDLRFDSNHRWSPSSCVATSQTLSEVEEGAGGEAASTVRQNRKKTPPPPRPPPPKWEQFHRRRASHHSLFSSTAPHSIPPSINTAEGHYASPSSSYLPPPETSRQRSYSLPPERKEVTEVCPRCSCNQTQTQEHTFPHAPSNQHQAQNRSFTITPPSPMFSRRAFRPVAPPQREREGHLQSSYGEEVEEEEEEEEEEEEVVSSLPSPPTDTSRSSEVHDHERTTAKQQHNVRPGAEWERPPSPRVHSESARPPGVENGVSPPESYFSIDYERQQQLRVNRGFQAEEQPKIPEPGTESETTLSPSPAHSLEADLDVPMETDIDDFQEEELPGELEPITSELPCFALPVTVLETDIDTFPDSEASPSGRTRAESSSVEEELETSEGSRERLSLEELFPQNSEGESGTESWRGAYQSPEHNTDSLDRRSGASSSCSSYYSTSAAKAQLLSQMKDFTDHRDRDEDDELTYKKQLMESLRKKLGVLREAQRGLQDDIRANTQLGDEVENMVVSVCKPNEVDKFRMFIGDLDKVVSLLLSLSGRLLRVETTLDTLDPETEQNDRFPLLEKKRQLMRQLSEAQDLKDHVDRREQAVSRVLARCLSPDQHRDYSHFVKMKAALLVEQRQLEDKIRLGEEQLRGLRESLGLGLGLGLGMGLGMSMGYGHY from the exons GCGCAACGTTCCTCTCCTCAGGCCTCACTCCTGGCACCTGGCGAAGCTGTCGGAgctgcccctccctccccctcccccggctcctccacctcctcctccacctcctccacctcctcctccgaccTGCCTCCCCCCCGCCgactcccctcctctccccccgcCGCCGCCTCCGTCTGCCATGCAGCTCCACCCCGGCCCCTACACATTACCCTGGCACGCAACTGACAACAG TGACTTGTCCATGCAGTGGGGTCAGCTGTCCAGACCTTACTCCTCCACCGACAGAAGCAGTTCCCTGGGCTCCATGGAGAGCCTGGACACGCCGACGCCCACCGCACAGCCGTACTCCGACTCCCACAACTCCCCCGTGGACCCGACCCTCTTCAACAACAAGAGAGACTCTGCCTACAGCTCCTTCTCTGCCAGCTCGAACACATCCGACTACGCAGCTGTGCCGCTGAAGCCCGGCGAAACCTGCTCCATGGATAACCTCCTCCAGAGCCTGGGGCCAGCGTGTGGAGACTACCCTGCTGGTGATGCCTCGACCCTGGGGAGGTCGTCCACCGAGGCCCCGGACGAGGCACAGCTGGTTGCACACAAATCCAGGTCACTCACCAGGCCGAGACGGAGGCCTGTGGAGGTGAGGGCGAGGCCTTCATCCTGCTGTTatgaggtggagaggaggggagggaacTTTGAGACTGTGAGAAATGGAGAAGGAGGcgcggaggagaggaagacgagtCCTCCTCAGCCTCCAACCAGGAAGGACAGTTTCAGGGCAACAAGGAGTCACAGTAATGCTGCCAACAAGCGCTGTGCCTCTGCTCCCATTGAAGTGTCCAGTCTGACCTCTTACTTTGAGGAAAACCAGTCATCCCTGAATGTTGAGTCAGGGATTCACAACGGCTTCGTCTCGGCCCCagaagaaagtgacaaaactGGACATTTCAGAGAGGAAAGCTCAGACTCGCACTACACGCAGAGACAGACTAGAGACGTGACACACACCAGATGTGACACTAGTGCTAACAAAGACTATAGTTTAGACGCCACCTCAGATCACCTTTCTGACCAGGTGACGACCTCCCCGGTCCCCGTCCCCTCGTCTCCTCCTGGCTCCTCACCTGCCCAATCCTCCACGGAGGTTGAAGAGCAGTCGGACACCAAGCTCTCCCCTACGGGGCTACACCGGCACAGCGCCCCAGAGAAGCTCCTCGCCACACAACTCCAGTTGCTGCAGTTTAACAGTGACGGCTCGTCATCGGAGCCTTACAGTCCGTCACACCCTCCTGATCAGCTCCTGTGTAGCAGCCAGTGGTCCCAGTCCTCCCACCAACCTGCAAGGGAGGAGCAGGACGCCGCTCATGACCCCCTCCATGCCCCGTCAACCAAATGGGACGGCAGCCGCTGTTCCACCCCAGGATCTGTGTTCTTGGAAGGGGATGGTGATGTGTCGTGTGACAGACTCGATGGGATGTGTGTAAATGGCGGGCCCCCCTCCTCAGATCAGCATCATCACCCCTGGGGCCGCTCGGTGAGCGTACCAGTGGACCCCAGTGGAACCCAGGGAAAACTGAGCTCTGACCATATACTTGAAAGTGACTTTGAGCCTCTCAGTGCTGCTGCCAGTATGGACACTTtactggaggagcagagagtgGTGGACAGAGGAATAGgtggaggaaagaaggaggagaacgTAGAAGGAGAGGCAACGATGAAGAAGCTAACCCCGTCGAGGAACCATCGACGGAACCGCCGTCGCAACGAGCGATTTGCTACCAACCTCCGCAACGAGATCCAAAGGAAAAAGGCCTCGCTGCAGAGGAGCCGTGGCCCGGGGGGGTTGCTCTGTAGTGGGGAGACTGTCCCGGAGGAGGAGGGTCCCGACCTCCATGACGAACAGGAAGAGAGGAGCTCCAAAGTTGCATTTGCTTCACCTGTGATGCACGAAGACGTcaggacaacagcagcagctgagaaacCAAACACTTCAAATGAATCAACCCATGACGCCTTGACTCAGCCTCCATCAACAACCTGCACTCAGAGCAACAACACGTCCAGGTCTGTGCAGGTTCTGGACCCAGTCCTGCCCAGTTTTGGTGTCGGCATTCGAGTTGTGGAAGAACCAGCTCCTGCCGGGAAAGCCCGCCGCTGGCGTTGGACCCCTGAGCATAAACTCCAACCAGAACCAGAACTAGAGCAGGACCGACGGTGTAGGGTCCCGGAGGAGAGGGTATTAGGGGTCACAGGATCACGACATGGGGTTTGTACCTatacttcctcctcctcctcctccacctcctcccacagCCGCACCTCTTCATGTTCTCGGATGGAGGAGACCGATATCCTTCCATTTGCAGATAGAATGAAGTTTTTCGAGGAGACGAGCAAGAGCATATCTGGGTCGAATGTTCCAAGTCTGTCGAGTCGTCGGCAGAAGAAACCCACGAACTACCCTGAGCACCAGGGAGGGGAGCTCAGTCTGCACCCAACCCAGAGGAGATACTCCTACCAGGGGGCACTTCCACAGGAAAGCTCCCTGCTTTCAAACACTATGGAGAGCAGGAGGCAGTCGGTGAGCACCagcagggagaggcagagagagaaggagatggaccaggcgagggagagggaggagagggcaAGGGaacgagagagggaggagagggcaAGGGaacgagagagggaggagaggttgaGAGAAAGGGAGCGGCAGCAGGAGAAGGAAAGACAAGAGAGGGAGCTGGAAATGGAGAGAGCGCGGCTGAGGGGGATGCAGCGGGAGAGGGATCGAGACGAGAGGATGAGACAGTgggaaagggaaagagagagggagctagagctggagagagagaaagagatggagagactccagaaagaaagagaggaagagctccagagagaaagagaggaagagctccagagagaaagagagagggaggaagttgCTCAGCTCAGCTCGCGTCAGGAGTTTCGTGGCAAAGAAAATCACCAAGACTTCCAACACAACTTCCAGCTCCAGCCTCGTGCGTTCTCCCAGAGCCAGAATCCAGCCCCGCGATCGGCCTTTCATCCCGTCTGCACCCCCCCACAGTCCTTTGAGAAccagcagcctctgcagcagGGACACACGTCAAGGAGCTACACACCTACAGAG ACGCATCCTGCCCGAAAACAGGACACGACCACGCTCAACAGGAAGTACAGCCTGACCGAGAG GGACTACCCCGGCTGGAGGCGAGAGTCCAGACCCCCGGAGAGCGTCCCTCagccccagcagcagctccaccacgGTCGATATGGCCCCAGAGACGTGGACAGCAGCAACGGATGTTCATTCCCTCCCCCGCCGGCTCCCCTCGGGCTGCGAGGACGAGCCATGTCCGAGAACGACCTCCGCTTTGACAGCAATCACCGCTGGTCGCCGTCGAGTTGTGTGGCGACCAGTCAGACGCTGAGCGAGGTGGAGGAAGGAGCGGGGGGAGAAGCAGCGAGCACAGTCAGGCAGAACAGGAAGAAGACGCCGCCTCCGCCGAGACCGCCGCCGCCGAAGTGGGAGCAGTTCCACCGGAGGCGTGCATCTCACCAcagcctcttctcctccaccgcTCCtcactccatccctccctccatcaacACAGCAGAGGGACACTAtgcgtctccctcctcctcgtaCCTCCCTCCTCCGGAGACGTCCAGGCAGAGGTCCTACAGTCTCCCCCCCGAGAGGAAAGAGGTGACGGAGGTCTGTCCCCGCTGCAGCTGCAACCAAACGCAAACCCAGGAACACACCTTTCCCCACGCCCCGTCCAATCAGCATCAGGCTCAGAACCGGTCCTTCACCATCACTCCGCCCAGTCCCATGTTCTCCAGACGGGCGTTCAGACCGGTGGCCCCgccccagagagagagggagggacacCTGCAGAGCTCGTACggcgaggaggtggaggaggaggaggaggaggaagaggaggaggaggaagttgtATCGTCTTTACCTTCACCACCGACGGACACAAGCAG gtcgTCTGAGGTTCACGACCACGAGAGGACGACAGCGAAACAGCAGCACAACGTGAGACCAGGAGCCGAGTGGGAGCGACCCCCTTCTCCCAGAGTTCACAGTGAATCCGCTCGTCCTCCTGGTGTAGAAAACGGAGTTTCTCCTCCTGAATCCTACTTTTCCATCGACTacgagcggcagcagcagctccgtgtGAACAGAGGCTTCCAGGCTGAGGAGCAGCCGAAGATCCCAGAGCCAGGAACCGAGTCAGAGACGACCCTCAGCCCGAGTCCTGCGCACAGCCTGGAGGCCGACCTGGACGTCCCCATGGAAACGGACATCGATGACttccaggaggaggagcttcCAGGAGAGTTGGAACCGATCACCAGCGAGCTCCCGTGCTTCGCGCTGCCAGTGACGGTCCTGGAGACGGACATCGACACGTTTCCGGATTCTGAGGCCTCGCCGTCGGGCAGGACGAGGGCGGAGAGCAGCTccgtggaggaggagctggagaccagtgagggcagcagagagaggctgAGCCTGGAGGAGCTGTTCCCCCAAAACAGTGAGGGCGAGTCGGGCACGGAGAGCTGGAGGGGAGCCTACCAGAGCCCGGAGCACAACACCGACAGCTTGGACAg gcGCTCCGGGGCGAGCTCCAGCTGTTCGTCCTATTACAGCACGTCGGCCGCCAAAGCTCAGCTCCTGTCGCAGATGAAGGACTTCACCGAccacagggacagagacgagGACGACGAGCTGACGTACAAG AAGCAGCTGATGGAGAGTCTGCGTAAGAAGCTGGGGGTGCTGAGAGAAGCTCAGAGGGGTCTGCAGGACGACATCAGAGCCAACACTCAGCTGGGAGACGAG GTGGAGAACATGGTGGTGTCGGTGTGTAAGCCCAACGAGGTGGACAAGTTCCGCATGTTCATCGGCGACCTGGACAAGGTGGTGAGTCTGCTGCTGTCGCTGTCCGGGAGGCTGCTGCGGGTGGAGACCACGCTGGACACGCTGGACCCGGAGACGGAGCAAAATGACCgg TTCCCTCTGCTGGAGAAGAAGCGTCAGCTCATGCGGCAGCTGTCGGAGGCCCAGGACCTGAAGGACCATGTGGACCGCAGAGAACAGGCCGTGAGCCGGGTGCTGGCCCGCTGCCTGTCGCCCGACCAGCACAGAGACTACAG TCACTTTGTGAAGATGAAGGCTGCTCTGCTGGTGGAGCAGAGGCAGCTGGAGGATAAGATCCGGctgggagaggagcagctgagggGGCTGAGGGAGAGTCTGGGACTGGGACTGGGACTGGGACTCGGGATGGGACTGGGAATGTCGATGGGATACGGACATTACTGA